The Xiphias gladius isolate SHS-SW01 ecotype Sanya breed wild chromosome 4, ASM1685928v1, whole genome shotgun sequence genome includes a window with the following:
- the LOC120788883 gene encoding uncharacterized protein LOC120788883 isoform X1, whose product MEYKLIMAVSGFPSLYDTNSLTYRDLNMRSDAWRQVAEIVGVPESECRRKWKTLRDQHRRERQREKERRESGIGLFNYRPWRYSSILSFLNPFIDARAAGTNGWALDPQPSQLHAAELVGCSTTTETRSDDDENYGIAVADATTTTTTTTSSSSSSLSEFVQRKRPSPANGDAVRLKEAKIEVTSDTAAQDDSVQTRQVQHVNVRELFEMMMQSVTTLATSLASSHSSSQPSDQPTAPAVLPPDLQPLQHRQAHRSPPPSSTAFGLNRLKREEREAAARELLDQTDEEEEEEEEEGSVSPRPARAKRKSGDSLLQEYLRRMETREAQRSLDVDQRDDVTLFLLSLAPAMRRLSAEKQSWVRTKIQQLLHEAEFGATNFQ is encoded by the exons ATGGAGTACAAGCTGATCATGGCCGTCTCCGGCTTCCCGAGTCTCTACGACACCAATTCACTGACCTACCGGGACCTGAACATGAGGAGCGACGCGTGGAGGCAGGTCGCGGAGATCGTCGGTGTTCCCG AGTCCGAGTGCAGGAGGAAGTGGAAGACGCTGAGGGACCAACACCGGAGGGAACGGCagcgagagaaggagagacGCGAGAGCGGCATCGGGCTCTTCAACTACAGGCCGTGGAGATACTCCTCGATTCTGTCCTTTCTAAACCCGTTCATCGACGCCAGAGCCGCGGGCACCAACGGCTGGGCTCTGGACCCGCAGCCCTCCCAACTCCACGCGGCCGAACTGGTCGGCTGCAGTACGACCACGGAGACGCGGAGCGACGACGACGAGAATTACG GCATCGCCGTGGCGGACGCAACAACAACGACGACGACGACAACCTCGTCCTCGTCCTCGTCCCTCTCAGAGTTCGTCCAGAGGAAGCGACCGTCTCCCGCCAACGGAGACGCCGTCAGACTCAAAGAGGCAAAGATTGAGGTGACCTCAGACACCGCCGCTCAAGACGACAGTGTACAAACACGACAGGTCCAACATGTTAACGTGAGGGAACTGTTTGAGATGATGATGCAGTCGGTTACAACTTTGGCCACATCCTTAGCTTCTTCGCACTCTTCCTCACAGCCCTCGGATCAGCCGACGGCCCCCGCAGTCCTGCCGCCCGATCTGCAGCCTCTCCAGCACCGGCAGGCCCACCGCAGCCCGCCGCCGTCCAGCACCGCGTTCGGGCTGAACCGCCTGAAAAGAGAGGAGCGGGAGGCCGCGGCGAGGGAGCTTTTGGACCAAAcggacgaggaggaggaggaggaggaggaggagggcagcgTGTCTCCCAGACCGGCTCGAGCCAAGAGGAAGAGCGGCGACAGCCTGCTGCAGGAGTACCTGAGGCGGATGGAGACCAGGGAGGCTCAGAGGAGCCTGGATGTGGATCAGAGGGACGATGTGACTCTCTTTCTGCTGAGCTTGGCTCCGGCCATGAGAAGACTTTCTGCGGAAAAGCAGTCGTGGGTCAGAACCAAGATCCAGCAGCTCCTTCACGAGGCCGAGTTCGGCGCTACGAATTTTCAGTGA
- the LOC120788883 gene encoding uncharacterized protein LOC120788883 isoform X3: protein MEYKLIMAVSGFPSLYDTNSLTYRDLNMRSDAWRQVAEIVGVPESECRRKWKTLRDQHRRERQREKERRESGIGLFNYRPWRYSSILSFLNPFIDARAAGTNGWALDPQPSQLHAAELVGCSTTTETRSDDDENYGIAVADATTTTTTTTSSSSSSLSEFVQRKRPSPANGDAVRLKEAKIEPSDQPTAPAVLPPDLQPLQHRQAHRSPPPSSTAFGLNRLKREEREAAARELLDQTDEEEEEEEEEGSVSPRPARAKRKSGDSLLQEYLRRMETREAQRSLDVDQRDDVTLFLLSLAPAMRRLSAEKQSWVRTKIQQLLHEAEFGATNFQ from the exons ATGGAGTACAAGCTGATCATGGCCGTCTCCGGCTTCCCGAGTCTCTACGACACCAATTCACTGACCTACCGGGACCTGAACATGAGGAGCGACGCGTGGAGGCAGGTCGCGGAGATCGTCGGTGTTCCCG AGTCCGAGTGCAGGAGGAAGTGGAAGACGCTGAGGGACCAACACCGGAGGGAACGGCagcgagagaaggagagacGCGAGAGCGGCATCGGGCTCTTCAACTACAGGCCGTGGAGATACTCCTCGATTCTGTCCTTTCTAAACCCGTTCATCGACGCCAGAGCCGCGGGCACCAACGGCTGGGCTCTGGACCCGCAGCCCTCCCAACTCCACGCGGCCGAACTGGTCGGCTGCAGTACGACCACGGAGACGCGGAGCGACGACGACGAGAATTACG GCATCGCCGTGGCGGACGCAACAACAACGACGACGACGACAACCTCGTCCTCGTCCTCGTCCCTCTCAGAGTTCGTCCAGAGGAAGCGACCGTCTCCCGCCAACGGAGACGCCGTCAGACTCAAAGAGGCAAAGATTGAG CCCTCGGATCAGCCGACGGCCCCCGCAGTCCTGCCGCCCGATCTGCAGCCTCTCCAGCACCGGCAGGCCCACCGCAGCCCGCCGCCGTCCAGCACCGCGTTCGGGCTGAACCGCCTGAAAAGAGAGGAGCGGGAGGCCGCGGCGAGGGAGCTTTTGGACCAAAcggacgaggaggaggaggaggaggaggaggagggcagcgTGTCTCCCAGACCGGCTCGAGCCAAGAGGAAGAGCGGCGACAGCCTGCTGCAGGAGTACCTGAGGCGGATGGAGACCAGGGAGGCTCAGAGGAGCCTGGATGTGGATCAGAGGGACGATGTGACTCTCTTTCTGCTGAGCTTGGCTCCGGCCATGAGAAGACTTTCTGCGGAAAAGCAGTCGTGGGTCAGAACCAAGATCCAGCAGCTCCTTCACGAGGCCGAGTTCGGCGCTACGAATTTTCAGTGA
- the LOC120788883 gene encoding uncharacterized protein LOC120788883 isoform X2 produces the protein MEYKLIMAVSGFPSLYDTNSLTYRDLNMRSDAWRQVAEIVGVPESECRRKWKTLRDQHRRERQREKERRESGIGLFNYRPWRYSSILSFLNPFIDARAAGTNGWALDPQPSQLHAAELVGCSTTTETRSDDDENYGIAVADATTTTTTTTSSSSSSLSEFVQRKRPSPANGDAVRLKEAKIEVTSDTAAQDDSVQTRQVQHVNPSDQPTAPAVLPPDLQPLQHRQAHRSPPPSSTAFGLNRLKREEREAAARELLDQTDEEEEEEEEEGSVSPRPARAKRKSGDSLLQEYLRRMETREAQRSLDVDQRDDVTLFLLSLAPAMRRLSAEKQSWVRTKIQQLLHEAEFGATNFQ, from the exons ATGGAGTACAAGCTGATCATGGCCGTCTCCGGCTTCCCGAGTCTCTACGACACCAATTCACTGACCTACCGGGACCTGAACATGAGGAGCGACGCGTGGAGGCAGGTCGCGGAGATCGTCGGTGTTCCCG AGTCCGAGTGCAGGAGGAAGTGGAAGACGCTGAGGGACCAACACCGGAGGGAACGGCagcgagagaaggagagacGCGAGAGCGGCATCGGGCTCTTCAACTACAGGCCGTGGAGATACTCCTCGATTCTGTCCTTTCTAAACCCGTTCATCGACGCCAGAGCCGCGGGCACCAACGGCTGGGCTCTGGACCCGCAGCCCTCCCAACTCCACGCGGCCGAACTGGTCGGCTGCAGTACGACCACGGAGACGCGGAGCGACGACGACGAGAATTACG GCATCGCCGTGGCGGACGCAACAACAACGACGACGACGACAACCTCGTCCTCGTCCTCGTCCCTCTCAGAGTTCGTCCAGAGGAAGCGACCGTCTCCCGCCAACGGAGACGCCGTCAGACTCAAAGAGGCAAAGATTGAGGTGACCTCAGACACCGCCGCTCAAGACGACAGTGTACAAACACGACAGGTCCAACATGTTAAC CCCTCGGATCAGCCGACGGCCCCCGCAGTCCTGCCGCCCGATCTGCAGCCTCTCCAGCACCGGCAGGCCCACCGCAGCCCGCCGCCGTCCAGCACCGCGTTCGGGCTGAACCGCCTGAAAAGAGAGGAGCGGGAGGCCGCGGCGAGGGAGCTTTTGGACCAAAcggacgaggaggaggaggaggaggaggaggagggcagcgTGTCTCCCAGACCGGCTCGAGCCAAGAGGAAGAGCGGCGACAGCCTGCTGCAGGAGTACCTGAGGCGGATGGAGACCAGGGAGGCTCAGAGGAGCCTGGATGTGGATCAGAGGGACGATGTGACTCTCTTTCTGCTGAGCTTGGCTCCGGCCATGAGAAGACTTTCTGCGGAAAAGCAGTCGTGGGTCAGAACCAAGATCCAGCAGCTCCTTCACGAGGCCGAGTTCGGCGCTACGAATTTTCAGTGA